Part of the Bubalus kerabau isolate K-KA32 ecotype Philippines breed swamp buffalo chromosome 18, PCC_UOA_SB_1v2, whole genome shotgun sequence genome is shown below.
tatttaaagtcTAGAGACCCGATTGGCTGTTTCCCTGCTGTGGCTTTAGGGATGACTGGTATTGCTGGATGAAGAGTCATTGAGGCTTGTACCTGGAGTTCTGCAAACGAAAGGTTCTGAAAGCGCAGTTCCATCCCAGTGAGGTGAGAAGGGACAAACCAGTGCTCAGGGCTTAAACCTTAGTCAAATGTTCTTCTACTCCTATCTTTAAGCAAAGACCTGTCCCAGCCCTTCTCAGGGCACACTGAGAGGGAGGCTTGCATGTTCTCTGGTATGGAGTGCTTGGAAGTTGTTTCCAAAGGTCGAGCTCAGCTCTAGGAAGCTATGCAGTTTACTCCAAGATCTTCAGTCAGTCTTGGGAATGCAGGCATTTCAGACTTACCTGGCTAAATGGCAGTGAAATTATTAGGGGGTGTTAAGATGGGGAAAGGTACTGAAGGCCTTAGATGTACCCTGACTTCAGCTCTCCTGAGTGTTACAAATTTTTTGTCAGTTTAGATCTGTATACATTaatatgaaaaatgataaaaaattgcTTCTTAGTGGTTTTTGATATAAAATCAAGAATATGCAAGTAGTTCAACCCAGGCACTAGCAGTGAACTTATTATTTTTGATGAACAACTCATCTGAGCTGAGaacattaatttatttgactggaGTTTTATCAGACTTCTTTTAAAAAGCACTAGGACCCTGTAGAAGCCAATGCAAAGCATGACATCacattctctatatctgcatgACTTAACCCAACAGCTCAAGTTTGGGATCTTATTTTACTTACACGGCAGGAGTCTTTTCCACCTTGGGGGCTTCCAGCACAAATCATATTCAGTCCAATCACAGGATTATAATTATAGTGTGATTGATCATTGCAGATTTTTCTGTCTATGATGGTGACATTGACTTCTCTCAAAATCTTGGACACAGGGGAATTATTGTGAGACTGTCCCCACCCTGCAACTCGACATGCAGTTTCTGGATCCACATCTTTGCCCTCTTTTGGAAGCTGAAGGATAGCCACGTTTTTATtaagtgttgctttttttttcagctgttGGAAGGCAAGCAAAAAGAGTTAGCAGAACAAGATAATAAAaatgtcactttttaaatttaagttctAGCCCAACTGCCAGGGACCCTCTTATACAGTTATCAGGCCACTAAAAAAGATTTCCATGTCAGAAGCCAGATTGTAGGAGCTTCTATGACTTTTGAATCAATCAAAAGTATAATCAAAGGTTTGTACCTTTAGAAGTTTAAGATCGCCTTCATGTGTGTCTGGGTCATAGCACGGATAGGGAAACTCTTTCTTAACGAACATGATCTGTTTTTCAGGCTCTTCCTTGTTTATTGAGTGAGCCCCAAGAATGATCTGGGATTTCCGGTTCCTGAAAACAGACACAATACTGTTAATTTGGTTTATTCTTTAAAACAGGAGCTAAGCATATTATGGGATGATCAATTTCATTGTCCCATCTATAAATGTGCTTGCTGTGGAAATACCTGTTTGTGACTCAGAAAAAAATGTACACTTTTAAGAATAAAAGTGAATTGTTTATGaatttatcattatcattatcatcatgcTGACCTGCAGCTTATTTATAACAAGCTAAACTTGGTTCATTGAAAATCAAATGATAAGAGACTTCCATGGGGGACTTCCTCGATGGTCCCGTGGttggagtctgcctgccagtgcagtggaCGCGGAtttcatccctggtctgggaggattccacatgccgcggGGCAGCTGGGCCAGTGCACCATGACTACAGAAGTCTTtgggccctggagcctgtgctccacagcaagagaagccagtgcAGGGAGTAGCCCACACACAgcactagagagtagctcctgcttgccgcaactagagaaagcctgcttgcagcaacggagacccagcacagccaaaaattaaatatgtaataagtattaaaaaaaagagagaattccaTGGTAGCTAAGCCAAGTCTTGGGATCTTTGTTGGAGTTATACTGCTGTCCCCTCAACCTTCCTTTGGTTGTAATAGAGAATCCAGTTGCAGATGACTGGAAAACAGAAGTCTCAGTGGTctagcaacaaaagcaaaagacaCTCAATAGTTGTAGAACTAATGCACTGAAGAAATCCTTGTAAGA
Proteins encoded:
- the GZMA gene encoding granzyme A, with translation MRNSSTFLAATLSIVVFLLIPEDLCEKIIGGNQVTPHSRPYMVLLHGENICAGALIAQDWVLTAAHCPLNRKSQIILGAHSINKEEPEKQIMFVKKEFPYPCYDPDTHEGDLKLLKLKKKATLNKNVAILQLPKEGKDVDPETACRVAGWGQSHNNSPVSKILREVNVTIIDRKICNDQSHYNYNPVIGLNMICAGSPQGGKDSCRGDSGSPLICNDIFRGITSFGIPGKCGDPRGPGVYTLLSKKHLNWIVKTMKQAV